One genomic segment of Sphaerodactylus townsendi isolate TG3544 linkage group LG07, MPM_Stown_v2.3, whole genome shotgun sequence includes these proteins:
- the TMEM252 gene encoding transmembrane protein 252, translating to MRGLTAKMPKNLLSFIRLCVLLLGFAVICSGAFCISTGSSTCKCNNVPIEYFLLPLGFLLLISGIFWSTYHEASKHKSLFHRIIQRNPRFQDSHITTIDRPDFYPPSYEDSTDPGKQTFPLPDCLLEGEMVSYNIPPPLYTESSLQFIEETSSQEQQPPSYEVSVQQQQATELDSALQQTSNVSVA from the exons ATGCGTGGGCTGACTGCAAAGATGCCAAAGAACCTTTTATCATTTATTCGCTTGTGCGTGCTCCTGCTAGGCTTTGCCGTTATCTGCTCCGGAGCCTTTTGCATCTCGACAGGCTCCTCTACCTGCAAATGCAATAATGTGCCTATTGAATATTTCCTTTTGCCATTGGGGTTTCTCCTTCTCATCTCTGGAATTTTCTGGAGCACTTATCACGAGGCCAGCAAACACAAGAGCTTATTCCACAGAATTATCCAGCGAAATCCTAGATTTCAAGATAGTCACATCACTACTATAGACAG GCCTGACTTCTACCCCCCATCTTATGAAGACAGCACTGATCCTGGAAAGCAGACATTCCCACTGCCAGATTGCCTACTGGAAGGAGAAATGGTTTCCTACAACATACCTCCCCCACTATACACAGAGAGCAGTCTGCAATTCATTGAGGAGACCAGCTCTCAGGAACAGCAGCCACCATCATATGAAGTTTCCGTGCAGCAACAGCAAGCCACTGAACTTGATTCGGCACTTCAACAGACTTCTAATGTGTCTGTGGCATAG